In Miscanthus floridulus cultivar M001 chromosome 5, ASM1932011v1, whole genome shotgun sequence, one genomic interval encodes:
- the LOC136450506 gene encoding protein MOR1-like isoform X3, whose amino-acid sequence MSTEDEKLLKEAKKLPWDERLQHKNWKVRNDANIDLAALCDSITDPKDARLREFGPLFKKTVADSNAPVQEKALDALLAFQRAADADASRYAKEVCDAIVAKCLTGRPKTVEKAQAAFLLWVELEAAEVFLESMEKAVKNKVAKAVVPAIDVMFQALSEFGTKVVPPKKILKMLPELFDHPDQNVRASSKGLTLELCRWIGKDPVKSILFEKMRDTMKKELEAELANVSGLAKPTRKIRSEQEKELEEEAVPETSGANTSEEAAADAPVEIDEYDLVDPVDILAPLEKSGFWDGVKATKWSERRDAVAELTKLASAKKIAHGDFHEICRTLKKLITDVNLAVAVEAIQAIGNLARGLRAHFSGNARMLLPVLLEKLKEKKPTMAEALNQTLQAMHKSGCFTLIDVIEDVRVAVKNKVPLVRSSTLTWVAICIETSNKATVLKLHKEYVPICMECLNDGTPEVRDASFSVLTAIAKMVGMKPLERSLEKLDDVRKKKLSDMIGSSSDTVLSSGTAPITTSGAATSARGVADSMSMKRSAASMLSGKKPVQAATKKSGPSKSTAAKKTDGGSQSKTSAAPEIEDVEPAEMSLEEIEERLRSVVKAETISQLKSSVWKERLEAIGILKQEVESLTELDKSAELLIRLLCAVPGWSEKNVQVQQQVIEVITYIASTVNKFPKRCVVLCLLGISERVADIKTRIFAMKCLTAFCEAVGPGFVFDRLYKIMKEHKNPKVLSEGILWMVSAVEDFGISNLKLKDMIDFCKDIGLQSSTAVTRNATIKLIGMLHKFVGPDIKGFLSDVKPALLSALDTEYEKNPFEGAAAAPKRTVRVLDTAASASAGSSDGLPREDISAKITPTLLKNLGSPDWKVRLESIDAVTKIVEEANKRIQPTGTADLFSALRGRLYDSNKNLVMATLSTIGSLASAMGPSVEKSSKGILADVLKCLGDNKKHMRECTLTALDSWVAAAQLDKMVPYIIVSLGDQKTGSEGRKDLFDWLSKHVSKMGDPSEALPLLKPSASSLMDKSSEVRKVAESFMNEILRICGQEVVGRNLKDLPSPTLAIVSERLKLSTVHEGFSESVKMVTTSMSLPSKAGLKNNKHGPNDRGSNVGKPVSQRGLPARASVTMVSTQDPAQSQALFNIKDSNKEERERRVLVRKFKFEEPRREQIDELKIDLFKHFREDVSLRLWNSDFKRQIDGIELLQKALPSSGKEVIELLDILLRWFVLRFCESNTTCLLKVLDFLPELFDILKDQSYMLTEAEAAIFLPCLIEKSGHNIEKVREKMGELIKQMVNIYSLPKLLPYVLEGLRSKNNRTRIECVDIIGYFIDHHGTEVGGLMKNLPSVAALTAERDGEIRKAALNTLATAYKNLGDDVWRYVGKLSDAQRSMLDDRFKWKAREMDKRREGRPGDARAALRRSLRENGSDIAEQSGEVVSRSVTGSMISRDFGYADAHMDRHMVPRQIPAATGPADWREALKIVALGLPEQSVEGMKVICHELTQATDPESTVLEDLIKEADRLVSCLAVMVPKTFNFSLSGASSRSCKYVLNTLMQTFQIKRLAHAVKEGTLDNLITELLLWLLDERVPLMDDGSQLLKALNVLMLKILDNAERTSSFVVLINLLRPLDPSRWPSPTPAESLAVKNQKFSDLVVKCLIKLTKVLQSTMYEVDLDRILQSIHIYLQELGMEEIRRRAGADDKPLRMVKTVLHELVKLRGTAIKGHLSMVPIDAEPQPIILAYIDLNLQTLAAARMLTPSGPMGQTHWGDAASNNPNPSSHSADAQLKQELAAVFKKIGDKQTCTIGLYELYRITQLYPKVDIFAQLQNASEAFRTYIRDGLAQVEKNSAAGRTPSSLPLSTPPPIAAIPSPKFAPSPVHTKTIDSKTDYNEDNASGETLPFRGQGDATDQQTERYQTSAGTLDALRERMKSIQAAAIGHFDGAQARPLASMNGSNMLHGGTRLDGEPQQQSNIPPMDERALSGLQARMERLKSGSMESL is encoded by the exons ATGTCGACGGAGGACGAGAAGCTCCTCAAGGAGGCGAAGAAGTTGCCGTGGGACGAGCGGCTGCAGCATAAGAACTGGAAGGTGAGGAATGACGCAAACATCGACCTCGCCGCCCTATGCGACTCCATCACCGACCCTAAGGACGCCCGCCTCCGCGAATTTG GGCCGTTGTTTAAGAAGACGGTTGCAGATTCCAATGCGCCGGTACAGGAGAAGGCGCTAGACGCCCTCCTCGCGTTCCAGCGAGCTGCTGACGCCGATGCATCAAG ATACGCGAAGGAGGTTTGTGATGCAATCGTGGCCAAGTGCCTCACTGGCCGACCAAAGACTGTCGAGAAAGCTCAAGCTGCATTCCTCTTATGGGTGGAACTGGAGGCAGCAGAGGTCTTCCTT GAATCTATGGAGAAGGCCGTGAAGAACAAAGTGGCTAAAGCAGTTGTACCTGCTATTGATGTGATGTTTCAAGCACTCAG CGAATTTGGAACTAAGGTAGTGCCACCCAAAAAGATTCTGAAGATGCTTCCTGAGCTGTTTGACCATCCAGACCAGAATGTCCGGGCTTCTTCTAAGGGTTTGACACTAGAGCTTTGTCGGTGGATTGGCAAAGACCCTGTAAAGTCTATTTTATTCGAGAAGATGAGAGATACCATG AAAAAGGAGTTGGAAGCAGAATTGGCAAACGTGTCCGGACTTGCTAAGCCAACTCGAAAAATAAG ATCCGAACAAGAAAAGGAACTTGAGGAGGAGGCTGTGCCAGAGACAAGTGGGGCTAACACTTCTGAAGAGGCAGCGGCAGATG CCCCTGTGGAGATCGATGAATATGACCTTGTTGATCCTGTAGACATTTTAGCCCCACTAGAAAAGTCTGGATTTTGGGACGGTGTG AAAGCAACTAAATGGTCGGAGAGAAGGGATGCTGTGGCAGAGTTAACCAAGCTTGCTTCGGCAAAAAAAATTGCTCATGGTGATTTTCATGAAATTTGCCGGACACTAAAGAAG CTCATCACAGATGTTAATTTGGCTGTTGCGGTGGAAGCTATTCAGGCAATAGGGAATTTAGCTAGAGGTTTAAGAGCCCATTTTTCTGGAAATGCACGGATGCTCCTTCCGGTTTTACTT GAAAAATTGAAAGAAAAAAAGCCTACAATGGCAGAAGCactaaatcaaacacttcaaGCAATGCACAAGTCTGGCTGTTTTACACTTATTGATGTGATTGAAG ATGTTCGGGTGGCTGTAAAAAACAAGGTGCCCCTTGTTCGTTCCTCAACGCTGACCTGGGTTGCAATTTGCATTGAAACAAGCAATAAAGCAACTGTACTGAAGTTGCACAAGGAATATGTTCCTATCTGCATGGAG TGCTTGAATGATGGTACTCCAGAAGTACGAGAtgcttctttttctgttttaACTGCCATAGCCAAG ATGGTTGGTATGAAACCATTGGAACGATCCCTGGAGAAATTAGATGATGTGAGGAAAAAGAAGTTATCAGATATGATAGGTTCTTCCAGTGACACTGTTTTGAGTTCAGGGACAG CTCCAATCACAACATCAGGAGCAGCCACATCTGCTCGCGGG GTTGCAGATAGCATGTCAATGAAGAGATCTGCCGCAAGCATGCTTAGTGGAAAGAAGCCTGTCCAG GCTGCTACCAAGAAATCTGGACCATCAAAATCCACTGCAGCAAAAAAGACAGATGGTGGATCACAGTCTAAGACATCAGCTGCTCCTGAGATTGAAGACGTTGAG CCGGCAGAAATGAGTTTGGAGGAAATAGAAGAGAGGTTAAGGTCTGTTGTGAAAGCTGAGACAATTTCCCAGCTAAAGAGCTCTGTCTGGAAAGAGCGCCTTGAAG CTATTGGCATACTCAAGCAAGAGGTGGAAAGTCTTACGGAACTTGATAAGTCCGCTGAACTTCTGATTCGTTTGTTGTGTGCTGTGCCTGGATGGAGCGAAAAGAATGTTCAG GTACAACAACAAGTTATAGAGGTCATCACCTATATTGCCTCAACTGTAAACAAATTTCCAAAGCGATGTGTGGTTCTATGCCTTCTTG GCATAAGTGAAAGGGTTGCTGATATAAAAACACGGATCTTTGCAATGAAATGTCTCACTGCGTTTTGTGAGGCAGTGGGTCCTGGATTTGTGTTTGATAGG CTTTACAAAATAATGAAGGAGCACAAGAATCCCAAGGTCCTTAGTGAGGGTATTCTTTGGATGGTCTCTGCTGTGGAAGACTTTGGGATCTCCAATTTAAAGCTAAAG gACATGATTGATTTTTGCAAAGACATCGGCCTTCAGTCTAGTACTGCTGTAACAAGAAATGCTACTATAAAACTAATTGGGATGCTACATAAGTTTGTGGGCCCAG ATATTAAAGGCTTTTTAAGTGATGTTAAACCAGCACTTCTAAGTGCCCTGGATACTGAATATGAGAAAAATCCTTTTGAG ggtgctgctgctgctccgaaGAGAACAGTTCGAGTTCTGGATACTGCAGCTTCCGCATCTGCCGGCTCGTCTGATGGGCTGCCACGGGAAGACATTAGTGCTAAGATTACACCTACTTTACTAAAAAATCTAGGCAGTCCGGACTGGAAG GTACGACTGGAGTCCATAGATGCAGTCACCAAAATTGTGGAGGAGGCTAATAAACGTATCCAGCCTACAGGAACAG CTGACCTGTTCAGTGCGCTTAGAGGCCGTCTTTATGACAGCAACAAAAATTTAGTAATGGCAACCTTGTCCACTATTGGTAGCCTTGCATCTGCTATGGGACCTTCTGTTGAAAAGTCAAGCAAG GGTATTTTGGCAGATGTGCTGAAGTGTCTTGGTGACAATAAGAAGCATATGCGAGAATGCACTTTGACTGCTCTAGATTCGTGGGTTGCTGCAGCCCAACTTGACAAGATGGTTCCATATATTATAGTGTCTTTGGGTGATCAGAAAACAGGTTCAGAAGGGCGAAAAGATCTCTTTGATTGGTTGTCTAAGCATGTTTCAAAAATGGGTGATCCATCTGAGGCTTTGCCTTTGTTGAAGCCATCTGCATCTTCTTTGATG GATAAATCTTCTGAAGTCCGCAAAGTTGCTGAATCCTTTATGAATGAAATTCTCAGGATCTGTGGCCAAGAAGTG GTTGGAAGGAACTTGAAAGATTTGCCATCACCTACTTTGGCCATTGTATCAGAAAGGCTGAAACTGTCTACTGTACATGAAG GATTTTCTGAATCTGTTAAGATGGTGACAACAAGCATGAGTTTGCCATCAAAAGCAGGTTTGAAGAACAATAAGCATGGTCCTAATGATCGTGGTTCTAATGTGGGCAAACCTGTGTCCCAA AGAGGACTTCCAGCTAGAGCATCTGTTACTATGGTTTCTACTCAAGACCCTGCACAATCCCAGGCATTATttaacataaaggactcaaacaAG GAAGAGCGGGAGAGGCGTGTTTTGGTAAGAAAATTCAAGTTCGAAGAACCGCGTCGAGAGCAGATTGATGAACTAAAG ATTGATTTGTTTAAGCATTTCCGAGAAGATGTAAGCTTGCGATTATGGAACTCAGACTTTAAGAGGCAAATAGATGGTATTGAATTGCTACAAAAG GCACTTCCTTCGAGTGGGAAAGAAGTGATTGAACTTCTTGACATACTATTAAGATGGTTTGTCTTACGCTTTTGTGAATCTAACACAACATGTTTGTTGAAG GTCCTTGACTTTCTTCCTGAGCTTTTTGATATTCTAAAAGACCAGTCTTACATGTTGACAGAAGCTGAAGCTGCAATTTTTCTTCCTTGCCTCATAGAGAAG TCTGGTCATAACATTGAAAAAGTCAGGGAAAAAATGGGGGAGCTGATAAAGCAAATGGTCAACATTTATTCTCTTCCCAAACTACTTCCTTATGTTCTTGAGGGGCTCCGCTCCAAGAATAACCGGACAAGGATAGAATGTGTTGATATTATTGGATACTTCATTGACCATCATGGGACTGAG GTTGGTGGGTTGATGAAAAACTTGCCATCTGTTGCAGCACTGACAGCAGAGCGTGATGGTGAGATTAGGAAAGCTGCCCTTAATACGCTTGCAACAGCCTACAAGAACCTTG GGGATGATGTATGGCGATATGTTGGAAAACTCTCAGATGCCCAAAGAAGCATGCTCGATGATAGGTTTAAATGGAAG GCAAGGGAAATGGATAAAAGGAGAGAAGGAAGGCCTGGTGATGCTCGAGCAGCTTTGAGGCGTTCACTTAGGGAGAATGG GTCTGATATAGCAGAACAAAGCGGAGAAGTAGTCTCCCGTTCAGTGACAGGATCAATGATCTCAAG GGACTTCGGATATGCGGATGCTCATATGGATAGGCACATGGTACCTAGGCAGATTCCAGCTGCAACTGGTCCTGCGGACTGGCGTGAAGCTCTCAAGATAGTTGCATTGGGTTTGCCTGAGCAG TCTGTGGAAGGTATGAAAGTTATATGCCATGAGCTAACGCAGGCAACTGACCCTGAAAGCACGGTGCTTGAAGATCTTATTAAGGAAGCTGACAGATTAGTGTCATGCTTGGCTGTTATG GTTCCAAAAACCTTCAATTTTAGCTTATCTGGGGCCTCTTCAAGGTCTTGCAAATATGTTTTAAACACACTCATGCAG ACATTTCAGATCAAACGTCTTGCTCATGCTGTGAAGGAGGGTACCCTTGACAACCTTATTACGGAGTTACTTCTTTGGCTTTTAGATGAAAGGGTTCCTCTTATGGATGATGGCAGCCAATTACTCAAAGCACTTAATGTTTTAATGCTTAAAATCCTG GATAATGCTGAGAGAACATCCTCGTTTGTTGTGCTAATTAATTTGCTGAGGCCTTTGGATCCTTCAAGATGGCCATCGCCTACACCAGCAGAGTCTCTTGCTGTAAAAAATCAGAAGTTTTCGGACTTAGTTGTCAAATGTTTAATTAAGTTGACAAAG GTTCTTCAGAGTACAATGTATGAAGTTGACCTCGATCGAATTCTTCAGAGCATCCACATTTATTTACAAGAACTGGGAATGGAAGAAATACGGAGAAG GGCTGGTGCTGATGATAAGCCATTAAGAATGGTCAAAACCGTATTGCATGAACTTGTGAAGCTTCGAGGGACAGCAATAAAGGGTCACCTTTCAATGGTTCCTATAGATGCTGAACCTCAGCCAATAATTCTAGCATACATTGATCTTAATCTCCAG ACCCTTGCAGCTGCTAGAATGCTGACGCCATCAGGACCTATGGGTCAAACTCACTGGGGTGATGCTGCGTCAAACAATCCAAATCCATCTAGTCACTCAGCTGACGCGCAATTGAAG CAAGAGCTTGCTGCTGTCTTCAAGAAAATTGGTGACAAGCAAACATGTACTATTGGCCTTTATGAACTGTATCGGATAACTCAGCTCTACCCAAAG GTTGATATATTTGCTCAGCTTCAGAATGCTAGTGAAGCATTTAGAACCTATATCAGAGATGGGCTAGCTCAG GTGGAGAAGAACTCAGCAGCTGGAAGAACACCCTCTAGTCTTCCATTATCCACACCGCCCCCAATAGCAGCAATACCCTCTCCAAAGTTTGCACCATCCCCTGTTCACACAAAAACAATTGATAGCAAAACGGATTATAACGAAGATAATGCCAGTGGTGAGACACTACCCTTCAGAGGTCAAGGTGACGCTACCGACCAACAGACTGAGAGATACCAGACCTCAG CAGGGACATTGGATGCTCTTAGGGAAAGGATGAAAAGCATTCAAGCTGCAGCTATTGGTCATTTTGACGGAGCTCAGGCTCGGCCGTTGGCAAGTATGAACGGAAGTAATATGCTGCATGGGGGAACACGATTGGATGGTGAACCCCAACAACAAAGCAATATTCCACCCATGGATGAACGAGCTCTATCTGGGCTGCAAGCACGAATGGAGAGGCTAAAGAGTGGGTCTATGGAATCACTATAG